Proteins co-encoded in one Sebastes umbrosus isolate fSebUmb1 chromosome 20, fSebUmb1.pri, whole genome shotgun sequence genomic window:
- the LOC119479132 gene encoding breast cancer type 1 susceptibility protein homolog, translating to MKTPTATDVRKGISVLWETLQCPICLDLMTAPISTKCDHQFCKFCMMKLLDNTKQNRANCPVCKTKITKRSLQESPGFQKLVAGLQDMIQAYEHDTGTNYITGMSQQNGQSGVTDAEAAKHCHENSFGDAPDNVENVDNDDLSRSHSSTIAAQNGFARLMGLEDTENEGLDSGLGEAPPTSDKKMHSPTDNLEPVETEMSEVVETSIRKTRGKMRFVQSEKASLRPPLIPDETEQQPLRKSSRKKQNKDLDSDKILGEKQKKSLEKVAEWLMKVPTEGSLELEKPNEDSDDDDSCSSASTIDVRQHTIDVNPKREDRAKALEEKVFGAVYKRERRGTGQRLDVFVEPPTTKETPTFSKLRRRNALTPADFAKKTSSEDKSEMEEEQHRIEVNDTSTDIFKEAKQMEIMEENDIDKHVEELNNLPESDKSDGKDEAPCPASDIQQQPERKSKKRMRNAPQQVDSDLQEQAEAKSESTEQKKADKRKGKNTKSEKGKPARVPKPLVLVGAQNGETSPTTRPRSEEVQVHIENYPSSEDQELPVTRSTRRSKRLQLFADEVQEGHKKAKLKPEKESNVGKKSEEAEGGILDNTASPKNGNVTKMAERNGCIYDEDLGEIENMQSSERVSYLGPTEDAEVPNAEASAACNVTVVPSSASPTEAAVVDPTLENDNPNNTQLETFAGHTKCAGAENEEDRNDSELDTEQLLRSFKATKRKSFHLGGPNVKRNRGLDQKSVQDEENQRVCFGVESAKNQMRTKVSETTNQDDENSSCGDLISPSNSPAPTRKLVVEKPDQVVVEASIPDSSCSGQFGTGVSRNSVSSVLTPNKVSTREIESPHSSVEPQVVDSGLHFTAAEHEEVNEPSKCSQITENQLDCTVRDAGKGKKVRGGISVSNSASSAEHFVNTEFSLTPDGLGIPVVQIVPEAKQSSSHGSEELSAHSSLKSMPRKRTRAQRLESSSESDCSEDGLPTLTEIFGTSAPPSKDRGDSSEAHRCEGATAGEAQQLSRPPACPSPDCVSSSQASVDLFGTPEECDVPVNNVGASSQLESSQFSSEVLVTQQKIEMQKELVRLEKLMALVSEVLQEKEDSPVKEAPSKTNQSSKTTGPDAHRPLLCDQDTGLGSDRKAVPEVEREPSTTPSDGNGVNQPSVSKPGGVAETAPQRSTHTGPSVKGTGASKTPCPSSAAKTLKSDSSPSDEQEDKENNTPPRERSKAKMVLASSGLGPNEQIMVKRFAKRVGARVVSQVTPEVTHIIMHTDEQLVCERTLKYFLGIAGRKWVVSFQWISECFKQKKLLDESVFEVRGDVVNGPNHLGPMRARTTEDNNLLMKGYKICFQGAFTDMTTDDMEWMVELCGAAVVKDPLLLDGKQKSHQLVVVQPGSESPSSAYSSLSRRATVVTRGWLLDTVATYTLQNYNRYTT from the exons ATGAAAACCCCAACGGCCACCGATGTCAGAAAGGGGATTTCAGTCCTTTGGGAGACTCTGCAGTGTCCCATATG CTTGGATTTAATGACGGCACCTATTTCTACTAAGTGTGACCATCAGTTTTGCAA ATTTTGTATGATGAAACTTTTGGACAACACTAAACAAAACAGGGCTAACTGTCCAGTGTGTAAAACCAAGATAACCAAAAG GAGCTTGCAGGAGAGTCCTGGGTTTCAGAAACTTGTAGCAGGATTGCAGGATATGATACAGGCGTATGAACACGACACTGGCACCAACT ACATAACTGGAATGTCACAGCAAAATGGACAATCAGG AGTCACAGATGCTGAAGCTGCTAAACATTGTCACGAGAATTCATTTGGAGATGCACCTGACAACGTGGAAAATGTCGACAATGATGATCTCTCAAGGTCTCACTCCTCGACTATAGCAG CCCAGAATGGATTTGCAAGACTGATGGGACTTGAAGACACAGAAAATGAAGGCCTGGACAGCGGCCTTGGGGAGGCCCCACCAACTTCTGACAAGAAAATGCACAGCCCTACAGATAATTTGGAACCAGtggaaacagaaatgtcagaagTTGTGGAAACGTCAATACGCAAAACTAGAGGCAAAATGAGATTCGTCCAATCGGAGAAAGCCTCCCTTCGTCCACCATTAATTCCAGACGAGACCGAACAGCAACCTTTAAGAAAGTCCTCAAGGAAGAAACAGAACAAGGATTTGGATTCTGACAAGATTCTTGGGGAgaaacagaagaaaagtctgGAGAAAGTTGCTGAGTGGCTAATGAAAGTCCCGACTGAAGGAAGTCTCGAGTTAGAGAAACCCAACGAAGACTCCGATGATGATGACAGCTGTTCTTCCGCTTCAACGATAGATGTCAGACAACACACCATTGATGTGAATCCTAAGAGAGAGGATCGCGCTAAAGCCCTTGAAGAGAAGGTGTTTGGGGCCGTCTACAAACGAGAGAGAAGAGGGACTGGACAGAGACTTGATGTCTTTGTTGAACCACCAACAACTAAAGAAACACCAACCTTCTCCAAACTAAGGAGGAGGAACGCTCTCACTCCTGCTGATTTCGCCAAGAAAACAAGCTCTGAAGATaaaagtgaaatggaggaagagCAACACAGGATAGAAGTAAATGACACCAGCACTGACATTTTCAAAGAAGCAAAACAGATGGAGATTATGGAGGAAAATGATATTGACAAACACGTGGAAGAGTTGAACAACTTACCGGAAAGTGACAAAAGTGATGGCAAAGATGAGGCTCCCTGTCCTGCGTCTGATATACAACAGCAACCAGAGAGAAAGTCAAAGAAGAGGATGCGTAACGCTCCACAGCAGGTCGATAGTGATCTGCAAGAGCAAGCTGAGGCGAAGTCAGAAAGTACCGAGCAAAAGAAAGCCGACAAGAGGAAAGGTAAAAACACAAAGTCAGAAAAGGGCAAACCTGCTAGAGTGCCGAAACCCCTTGTTCTGGTTGGAGCTCAAAATGGAGAAACCAGCCCCACAACTAGACCAAGGTCAGAAGAAGTCCAAGTTCATATTGAGAATTACCCGAGCAGCGAAGACCAAGAACTCCCCGTCACGAGAAGCACCAGGAGAAGTAAAAGACTTCAACTCTTCGCTGACGAAGTCCAGGAAGGTCACAAGAAAGCAAAGTTGAAACCTGAAAAAGAAAGCAATGTGGGAAAGAAATCTGAGGAAGCTGAAGGTGGAATATTGGACAATACGGCTTCACCTAAGAATGGAAACGTGACAAAGATGGCTGAAAGAAACGGATGTATTTATGATGAAGATTTAGGAGAAATAGAAAACATGCAGTCTAGTGAGAGAGTATCTTATTTAGGGCCGACAGAAGATGCTGAAGTGCCGAATGCTGAAGCTAGTGCTGCGTGTAATGTCACTGTGGTGCCAAGCTCTGCAAGTCCAACTGAAGCAGCTGTGGTAGATCCAACACTTGAAAATGACAACCCAAACAACACTCAGTTGGAAACCTTCGCTGGCCACACAAAATGTGCTGGAGCAGAAAACGAGGAGGATAGGAACGACAGCGAACTGGACACGGAGCAACTGCTCAGGAGCTTCAAAGCCACTAAAAGGAAATCTTTCCATCTTGGCGGTCCGAATGTGAAAAGGAACCGTGGTTTAGACCAAAAAAGCGTGCAGGATGAAGAGAATCAGCGAGTTTGTTTTGGTGTTGAATCTGCAAAAAATCAGATGCGCACAAAGGTATCTGAAACCACCAACCAAGACGATGAAAACTCATCTTGCGGTGATTTGATATCTCCTTCTAACTCGCCCGCCCCGACAAGAAAACTAGTCGTTGAGAAACCAGATCAAGTTGTGGTAGAAGCCTCGATCCCTGATAGCAGTTGTTCGGGTCAGTTCGGCACCGGTGTCTCCAGGAATAGTGTCAGCAGCGTCCTCACTCCTAATAAAGTGTCAACACGTGAAATAGAAAGTCCTCACTCTTCTGTCGAGCCTCAAGTAGTAGATTCTGGGCTCCACTTCACAGCCGCTGAACACGAGGAAGTAAACGAACCCTCAAAGTGTTCTCAAATCACAGAGAATCAGCTTGACTGTACCGTGAGGGACGCTGGCAAAGGGAAGAAAGTAAGAGGCGGCATTTCGGTGTCTAATTCAGCTTCCAGTGCTGAACATTTTGTAAACACAGAGTTCTCTTTAACTCCCGATGGCCTTGGAATACCAGTTGTTCAAATTGTCCCTGAAGCAAAGCAGTCGTCCAGTCATGGTAGCGAAGAGCTGAGCGCCCATTCCTCCCTCAAGAGCATGCCCAGGAAGAGGACGAGGGCCCAGAGGCTCgagtcttcatcagagtcagaCTGCAGCGAAGATGGATTACCAACTTTGACGGAAATTTTCGGGACATCAGCTCCTCCCTCGAAGGATCGGGGAGACTCCAGTGAAGCTCATAGATGTGAGGGTGCTACAGCCGGTGAAGCGCAACAGTTGAGCCGTCCACCTGCGTGCCCCAGCCCCGACTGTGTTAGCTCCAGCCAAGCGTCTGTGGACTTGTTCGGCACGCCGGAAGAAT GTGATGTCCCAGTAAATAACGTCGGCGCTTCCTCACAACTCGAATCATCACAATTTTCAAGCGAAGTCCTTGTTACACAG CAAAAGATCGAAATGCAGAAGGAGCTAGTGAGGTTGGAGAAGTTGATGGCTCTGGTGTCAGAGGTGCTTCAGGAGAAAGAAGACAGTCCCGTAAAAGAAGCGCCCTCAAAAACGAATCAGAGCAGCAAAACCACAG GCCCAGACGCTCACAGACCCCTCCTGTGTGACCAGGACACAGGCCTAGGTTCAGACCG GAAAGCTGTTCCAGAAGTAGAGCGAGAGCCCAGCACGACGCCATCTGATGGCAACGGGGTCAACCAGCCCAGTGTCTCAAAGCCTGGCGGCGTTGCAGAGACGG CACCGCAGCgctccacacacacaggaccGAGTGTAAAAGGCACCGGAGCCTCCAAGACTCCCTGTCCAAGTTCAGCAGCCAAAACGTTAAAGAGCGACAGTTCACCATCAGACGAgcaagaagacaaagaaaataacactCCTCCGAGAGAGAGAAGTAAAGCTAAGATGGTGCTAGCGTCGTCTGGATTAGGCCCCAATGAACAG ATAATGGTCAAAAGGTTTGCCAAGCGAGTTGGTGCCCGTGTGGTTTCCCAGGTAACGCCGGAGGTGACCCACATCATAATGCACACAG ATGAACAACTGGTATGTGAGCGCACACTGAAGTACTTCCTTGGCATCGCAGGCAGGAAGTGGGTGGTGAGCTTCCAGT GGATTTCAGAGTGCTTCAAACAAAAGAAACTCTTGGATGAG AGTGTCTTTGAAGTGAGAGGTGACGTGGTGAATGGACCCAACCATCTGGGCCCCATGAGAGCTCGCACCACTGAAGACAATAAC tTGCTCATGAAGGGCTACAAGATCTGCTTCCAGGGGGCTTTTACAGACATGACTACAG aTGATATGGAGTGGATGGTGGAGCTCTGTGGAGCAGCTGTAGTCAAAGATCCACTTCTCCTTGACGGTAAACAG AAGTCTCATCAGCTTGTCGTCGTACAGCCTGGATCAGAGTCGCCGTCGTCCGCATACAGCA GTCTCTCTAGACGAGCTACAGTCGTGACACGCGGTTGGCTGTTGGATACCGTGGCAACCTACACCCTTCAAAACTACAACAGGTACACAACATGA